The Candidatus Denitrolinea symbiosum DNA window AATGCCGGTGTCTTTTCTGCCGCGAATGGCGCGAATTCCACGAAAAATTACGGAAAATTCGCGCTCATTCGTGAAATTCGCGACCAGGAAATGGAACCGATTTTTCCGCGCTCTCGTTATTAAGACGACTCTCACCGAGACAGGTATAATTCCCTCCCATGACCGCCTACTCGTCTCCGTATCCTCATCCCTACCCGCGCGCCTACCAAGTCTTCGCCGCGCTGACTTTGGGACTGGGCGGATTCCTCGCCTTCATCCTCGCCCTCGTCCTCGGCTATCAACTCCTCTACGCGGGACGCATCTTCCCCGGCGTGACGGTGGCGGGCGTGGACCTTTCGGGATTGACGCCCTCCGACGCGGCTCTCAAACTCAACCAGACTCTCACCTTCCCCGTCAGCGGACGCATCGTCTTCCGCGACGGCGCCGACATCTGGCAGGCCTCGCCCGTGGAACTGGGCATGGTCTTCGACGCCTCCGCCAGCGCGCAGGCGGCCTATCGCCTCGGGCGGAGCGGCAATCCCTTCCGCGCCCTCTTCGACCAGATGGTCGCGCGCAGGGACAGCGCGAACGTCGCGCCCGTCATCATCTTCGATCAACGGCTGGCGTATGCCTACGTCAACAACCTCGCCGCGGCGGTCAACCGTCCCGCGCGCGAAGCCAGCCTGAAAATCGAGGGGACGAATGTGGTCGCCGAGGCCGGGCAGGTGGGACGTCAACTGGACGTGGACTCCACACTCGTTGTTCTCAGCGCGCAATTGCAGGCCTTCCGCGACGCCGAAATCCCGCTCGCGGTGACAGAGACCCAGCCCTCGCTGCTGGACGTCTCCGCGCAGGAGGCGACCGCGCGGCAGCTCCTCGCCGCGCCGCTGCAACTGTCCCTGCCGAACGCCGCGGCGGGCGATCCCGGCCCGTGGACGTTCGAGCCGTCCACCATCGCATCCATGCTGACCGTCAAGCGCGTGGAGTCGGGCGGACAGGCCCAGGTTCAGGTGGGACTCGAAAGCGGCGCGCTCGCGAACCTGCTCGCTCCCCTCGCCGCGCAGGTGGACCGTCAGGCCAAAGACGCGAAATTCTACTTCGACGACAACACCCGTCAACTGGTATTGATCGAAAATTCCGCCGTCGGCCGCGCGACGGACGTCCCCGATACGGTCGCCGCGATCAACGACGCGCTCATGCGCGGCGAACACGCCGCGGCGCTGGTCGTGAAAGAGGAACAGCCCGCCGTCGCGGATACCGCCACCGCCGAGTCGCTGGGCATCCGCGAACTCGTCAGCGCGCAGACTACCTACTTCCGCGGCTCGAACGCCGAACGGATGCAGAACATCCAGATCGCCGCGGAGCGCTATCACGGCATCTTTGTCGCGCCGGGCGCGACCTTCTCGATGGGCGAGATCCTCGGCGACGTCAGCCTCGACAACGGTTTCACCGAAGCGTGGATCATCTACGGCGGGCGGACCATCAAAGGCGTGGGCGGAGGCGTGTGCCAGGTCAGCACCACTTTATTCCGCGCCGTCTTCTTCGCGGGACTCCCCGTCGTGGAGCGCTACTCGCACGCCTACCGCGTTTCCTACTACGAGCAGACCGCCTCGGCGCGCGATCCCATGTTGGCGGGCATGGACGCCACCGTCTACTTCCCGCTGGTGGATTTCAAATTTGTCAACGACACGCCCTACTGGCTGTTGATGGAGACCTACTTCAACCCGAGCGCGCAATCGCTGACCTGGAAATTCTATTCCACCTCCGACGGCCGCACGGTCACATACACCGCCAGCGGACCGCGAAACGTCACCCCCGCGCCGCCGCCGCTGCTTGAGGAGAATCCCGAGCTGAAGAAAAACGAGATCAAGCAGGTGGACTGGGCCGCCGAAGGCGCCGACGCTACCATCGTCCGAACCGTGACGAAGAACGGCGCGGTCTACTTCACCGACACCTTCGCCACGCATTACGAACCCTGGCAGGCCGTCTGTCAATATGGCCCCGACACCGAGGACCCCGAAAAACTGGCGAAGAAACGCGGCCTGTGCCAGCCGCCGTTGTAACGCGCCGCCGTAACGCAAATTACCAATTTGCGCTGCATGGTAAAATTCCAGCCTGTTGAAAACGGAGAAAATATGATCAGCAAAGAATTGCTCGAAATCCTGCGTTGCCCCAACTGCGTCCGCGAAAAGAGCGGCCTGCTCACGCTCCATAAAGACGCCTGGCTGGTTTGCGCCGAATGCGGGCGCAAATACCCCATCGTGGACGACATCCCCGTGATGCTCATAGACGAGGGCGATAAATGGATCGCAACCCCGGTTGAGAGCCTGCCCATCCCGCCGCCGGAGAAATAATGCTGGAAGCGCTACTGGTCGAACTGACCAGCGGCGACGACGCCCGCGCCGAATCCGCCGTCCCGCGCCTGGCCGCGCTGGGCAAGGAGACGGTCATCCCGTCTCTGCGCGGGCTGCTCGTCTCGCCCGAGGCGGACATCCGCTGGTGGGCCGCGCGGACGCTGGCCTCGCTTCCCTCCCTCGACCCGGGCCTGCTCCTGCCCCTTCTGAGCGACGCGGCCCCCGAAGTTCGTCAATGCGCGGCGCTGGGACTGTGCAGCCACCCGTCCGCGGCCGGCATCCCGCCTCTCATCCGCGCCTTATCCGACCCTGATAATCTTGCCGCCGACCTGGCCGCGCGGGCCTTGATCGCGGTCGGGGAGCCTGCGACTGAGAGCCTGCTCGCGGTCCTGAAAGAGGCGGGGCAGCCCGCCAGGATTCTCGCCATGCGCGCGCTCGCCGAAATCGCCGACCCGCGCGCCATCCGCCCGATGATCGAAGCCATGTCCGAAGAATCGGCCATGCTGCAATACTGGGCCGAGACCGGCTTGGAGCGGCTCGGCGTGAATATGCTTTACGTGAAACCTTGAGTGACAATGAAAATCAATTTGCCGAAAATGAAAATTCCAAAGCCGGCT harbors:
- a CDS encoding vancomycin resistance protein YoaR, whose translation is MTAYSSPYPHPYPRAYQVFAALTLGLGGFLAFILALVLGYQLLYAGRIFPGVTVAGVDLSGLTPSDAALKLNQTLTFPVSGRIVFRDGADIWQASPVELGMVFDASASAQAAYRLGRSGNPFRALFDQMVARRDSANVAPVIIFDQRLAYAYVNNLAAAVNRPAREASLKIEGTNVVAEAGQVGRQLDVDSTLVVLSAQLQAFRDAEIPLAVTETQPSLLDVSAQEATARQLLAAPLQLSLPNAAAGDPGPWTFEPSTIASMLTVKRVESGGQAQVQVGLESGALANLLAPLAAQVDRQAKDAKFYFDDNTRQLVLIENSAVGRATDVPDTVAAINDALMRGEHAAALVVKEEQPAVADTATAESLGIRELVSAQTTYFRGSNAERMQNIQIAAERYHGIFVAPGATFSMGEILGDVSLDNGFTEAWIIYGGRTIKGVGGGVCQVSTTLFRAVFFAGLPVVERYSHAYRVSYYEQTASARDPMLAGMDATVYFPLVDFKFVNDTPYWLLMETYFNPSAQSLTWKFYSTSDGRTVTYTASGPRNVTPAPPPLLEENPELKKNEIKQVDWAAEGADATIVRTVTKNGAVYFTDTFATHYEPWQAVCQYGPDTEDPEKLAKKRGLCQPPL